The DNA window CCGGCCGTGCACCTGGACAAGGGCTGCTACCGGGGGCAGGAGACGGTGGCCCGGGTGCACAACCTGGGCCGGCCGCCGCGCAAGCTGGCGCTGCTGCACCTGGACGGCATCGCCAGCGACCAGCCGCCGGCCGCCGGCACGCCGGTGACGCTCGACGGCCGGACGATCGGATTCGTCGGCACCGCCGTGCACCACTACGAGCTGGGCCAGATCGCGCTCGCCGTGCTGAAGCGCAACACCCCCGACGACGCCCGCCTGATGGTGGGCGACAGCGCCGCCGCCATCGAGAGTTAAGGAGGGGCCCCTGCTTAACGCCTCCGGTAGAGGAAGGGCCCCCGCTTAACACCCGTCGAGGTGGCGCTGGCTGGCGGTCTAGGATCCGGGCATGACGACAGGGACGTTGATCACGGTTGCCCCCACCGGCGCGGAGTCGGCCAAGGTGGAGGTGCCGGCGCTGCCGGTGACACTCGACGAGCTGCTGCTGACCGCCAAGGAGTGCGAGGCGCTCGGCGCGGCCGTGATCCACGTCCACATCCGTGACGACGAGGCCCGGCCCACGCTCGACCAGGGGCGGCTGCGGGAGACCGTGACGGCGCTGCGGGAGAGCACCGACCTGATCGTGCAGCTCTCCTCCGGCGGCGCGGTGACCGACCCGGAGGCGCACCGGCTCGCCGTGCTCGACGCCGCGCCGGACATGGCCTCCTGCACCATGGGCACGGTCAACTTCGGCGACGACGTGTTCCTGAACCGGTGGGAGTTCATCGTCGACCTGCACACCCGGATGCAGGAGCGGGGCGTCGTCCCCGAGTACGAGATCTTCGAGCTGGGCCATCTCACCGCGTTGCAGCGCCTGCTCGGCAAGCACGGCCTGCCGCACGGCGGGCACGTCCACGTCGATTTCGTGATGGGCGTGCCGGGCGGCATGCCGGGCACGGCCGCCACCCTGGTCGCGGCCCAGCAGATGCTGCGCGACCTGCCGGAGGGCACCACGTTCTCGGCCACCGGCATCGGCCGCAGCACGATCCCGGTGATGCTCGCGTCGCTCGCCACCGGCGGTCATCTGCGGGTCGGCATGGAGGACACGGTCACCTACGCCAAGGGCCGTCCGGTGGAGTCCAACATGCAGCTCGTCGCGCGGGCGGTCGGCTTCGCCCAGCTCGCCCAGCGCCCGCC is part of the Micromonospora sp. WMMD980 genome and encodes:
- a CDS encoding 3-keto-5-aminohexanoate cleavage protein, producing MTTGTLITVAPTGAESAKVEVPALPVTLDELLLTAKECEALGAAVIHVHIRDDEARPTLDQGRLRETVTALRESTDLIVQLSSGGAVTDPEAHRLAVLDAAPDMASCTMGTVNFGDDVFLNRWEFIVDLHTRMQERGVVPEYEIFELGHLTALQRLLGKHGLPHGGHVHVDFVMGVPGGMPGTAATLVAAQQMLRDLPEGTTFSATGIGRSTIPVMLASLATGGHLRVGMEDTVTYAKGRPVESNMQLVARAVGFAQLAQRPPLTTAQARTLLGV